The Betaproteobacteria bacterium genome includes the window GGGCGGAAGCTCCATAATGAAGGGTGTGGCTTCGCCCTTGAGGAGCGTCTTCTTGAGCACGAGACCGGTCAGCACGGCGATTGCGATGCCGATGAGGTAAAGCCCGAAGACCACGTTCTGCGCACCTTCCGGGAAGAAGGCGGCGGCGAACAGCACGTACACCGGCAGGCGTGCGCCGCACGACATGAAGGGCGCCATGGCGATGGTCATCAGGCGGTCGCGACGGTGTTCGAGGGTGCGCGTGGCCATGATTGCCGGCACGTTGCAGCCGAAGCCGACGATCAGCGGAACGAAGCTCTTGCCTGGCAGCCCCACCCAGCGCATGAAGCGGTCCATCACGAACGCAGCCCGCGCCATGTAACCGGAGTCCTCCAGCACCGACAGGAACAGGAACAGGAAGCCGATCACCGGGATGAAGGTGGCGACCGTCTGCAGGCCACCACCGATGCCGCTGGCGAGCAGCACGTTGGCCCATTCCGGCGAGCCCACGCGCTCCAGCACCTGCTTGGAGCCATCGACGAAAATGGCCGCCGCGAACTGGTCGAAGAAGTCGATGAACGCACCGCCGATGTTGATGGTGAACATGAACATCAGGTACATCATCACCAGGAAGATCGGGATGCCGAGCGCGCGGTTCAGCACCACGTGGTCGATGCGGTCGGTCATGTCCCGGCTGGCACGGCCGCTCACCTTGACAGTGGCACTGGCGATGCGATTGGCGAGGCCGTAGCGGGCGTCGGCGACGAGGATGTCGAGATCGTCGCCGAGTTCCTTCGCCTTGTCTGCCGCCTGCGCGGCGAGTTCCGGTCCGGCTGCCGCGCGGGCGAGGTCGTCGCCTTCGAGCAGGCGCACGGCGAGCCAGCGCGGCGAGGTCGAGTGCGTGCGGGCCGCAGCCTCGAGCCGCGGCACGATCTCGCCGATCGCGCGCTCCAGGCCTTCGTCATACGCGATCTCGGCCGTCGCCGCCTGCCGCGACTTGACGGCTTGGCGAATCGCCGTCTTGAGCGCGTCGATGCCGCGACCTTCGGAGGCCACCACTGGCACCACCGGGCAGCCGAGGCGGCGCGACAGGGCGGCCGCGTCGACCGACATGCCCTTGTCTTCCGCGACGTCGACCATGTTGAGCACCACCAGCAGCGGCACGCGCATCTCGGCGAGCTGACTCGTGAGATAGAGGTTGCGCTCCAGGTTGGCCGCGTCGACGATGTTGATCACCAGGCTGGCTTCGCCCGCGTGCACATAGTCGCGCGCGACCTTCTCGTCGAGGGAGACCTCGCGGTCCACCACGTCGAGCGAGTAGGTGCCCGGCAGATCGACCACTTCGAAGCGCAGGCCATCGTGCTTGTATTCACCGCTCTTCTTCTCGACGGTGACCCCCGGCCAGTTGCCGACCTGCTGGCGCGAGCCGGTGAGGGCGTTGAAAAGGGTGGTCTTGCCGCAGTTCGGGTTGCCGACCAGGGCAATCGTGCAGGTGGTGCTGGTAGTCATCACAGTTTCTCCACGCTCAGGGCATCGGCCTCGTCCTTGCGCAGCGACAGGGCAAAGCCGCGCACACGGATTTCGACCGGATCTCCCATCGGCGCCACCCGCGTTACGCTGAGTTCTGCGCCGGGCGTCAGCCCCATCGACAGGAGCTTGCGGCGGTAGGCACCGCCGGCTTCCGAAAAGCCGCGCACGCGGGCGCGGTCACCGACTTTGAGATCTCTCAAGGTGTTCATGTGCAGGTTCGCCTCCGGTTATCGCGAGGAGCCATCGGACTTGCCGGCCGCCGCGGGTAGTGTGCGGATGTACATCACGATCTTCCAGATGTCCGACTCGCTCAGATAGTCCTGGTAGGCGCGCATGCTGGTTGCGCGCGGCTTGCCGACGCCCGGGCGTTCGATGAGTTGTGCACCCTGACGAGCCGGCCAGTGGAAGTCGCCGGAGCCGTGCAGGATCACGTAGAACATCTGCCCGTCGGTGATCTCGGCCATGGTCGGCTGGCAGATGAAATTGCGCGGCGGAGGATCGAGATCGACGCCGTCCTTGCCGGCCGCGTCACCCTTGAAGCCGTGACAGTTGACGCAGGCAATCGGCTTCGCATCGCGCTCGTACAGCAATTTGCCCTGTTCGATGTCGGTGGCCGTCTTCGGCAGCGGATTCACGAGCTTCTGAAAGCTCGGCGGCGCTGGGTCCGTGTCGCGCTGCTGCGGGCAGCGCAGGAGCGGTGCGCCGACCTCTTCGGCGCGTGTCATCGGGGTTTGCTTGTTGCTGGCGGAGCATGCGGCCAGACCCGACAGCATCAGAGCCGGGATCAGCCGCCGCCATACATCCGCTGGGGATGACATTTTGTGGGTCCTGTTCAGTAGACGATTCGGGTACGCATGCCGAGCACGAGTGCGTTGTCGATCGTGGGATCGGTGCCCGGGTTCACGATGTATTGTGCGTCGACCTGCATACTGAGCCAAGGCAGGACGGGTACCCAGTAGGTTGCTTCGATGGCTGCTTCGAGGTCGCGGACCGGATTCCCCGCGAGTTCCTGTGCAGTCTTGTAGCGCGAGCCGTTGATCGGGACGGACACGCCGAGGGCGGCGACGTCCTCGTCGCGGCCGGGAAAAAAACCAGTGTAGGCAAAGCCGCCGGCTGCGTAGTACTGGACCTGGTTCACGTTCTGGTCGGCCATGCCGACGCGGATGAAGGCGGAAAGACCCTGGGTCGGCTTGCCCTGCTCCGTGTACAGTGCGCCTTCGAGCAGCGCATAGACGCCCGGCTTGCTGAACGTCTGCTGCGGGTTGCCGTTGGCATCGACCTGCAGGATGTCGTCGAACGGGCGGGTGTAATACCACATGCCCACGGCGGCATGGATGAAGCCGCCCTCGTCGACGCCACGCGTGCAGCCGACCTCACCGAGCGTGAGCATGCCTTCGTCGCGGTTCAGGATGACGTGTGTGCCATAGGGGTCGTTCGGATTGCCGGCCACACCGTCGACGAGCGCCACCTGCGCGTACCAGTTGGGGGTTGGATGGAAGCCGACGCGCACGCCGAGGCAGGAGGTGGAGTAGATGCAGGGGCCGTTGCGTCCGCTCTGCGACAGATCGACACCAGTGCCGAAGCCGCCGTTCATGAGGACGGCCGCCGTTTCCTTCACGTCGAACTCGGTATCGACCGCATACATGCCGGCGCGGATCGAGAGCATCTCGTCGAAGAAGGTGGGCTCGATCCATCCCTCGAAGAGTCTGATGGTGCCCACGCTGTTGCCGAGGTTGCTGGGCGCGTTCAGCGAGCCCGTACCCTCCGTCGGGTCGCGCCCGTACATGCCGAGTCCGCGAAAGAAGGCGAGGGTCCTGCACCAGCCGAAGAGGCGATCCAGATCCAGAGTGAGCGTCGCTTCGACTAGGCCCGGCGCGTAGGTCCGGCGCGCGAGACCGCCGCTTACCACCGTCTGCACGTCGTT containing:
- the feoB gene encoding ferrous iron transport protein B; the encoded protein is MTTSTTCTIALVGNPNCGKTTLFNALTGSRQQVGNWPGVTVEKKSGEYKHDGLRFEVVDLPGTYSLDVVDREVSLDEKVARDYVHAGEASLVINIVDAANLERNLYLTSQLAEMRVPLLVVLNMVDVAEDKGMSVDAAALSRRLGCPVVPVVASEGRGIDALKTAIRQAVKSRQAATAEIAYDEGLERAIGEIVPRLEAAARTHSTSPRWLAVRLLEGDDLARAAAGPELAAQAADKAKELGDDLDILVADARYGLANRIASATVKVSGRASRDMTDRIDHVVLNRALGIPIFLVMMYLMFMFTINIGGAFIDFFDQFAAAIFVDGSKQVLERVGSPEWANVLLASGIGGGLQTVATFIPVIGFLFLFLSVLEDSGYMARAAFVMDRFMRWVGLPGKSFVPLIVGFGCNVPAIMATRTLEHRRDRLMTIAMAPFMSCGARLPVYVLFAAAFFPEGAQNVVFGLYLIGIAIAVLTGLVLKKTLLKGEATPFIMELPP
- a CDS encoding ferrous iron transport protein A, translated to MNTLRDLKVGDRARVRGFSEAGGAYRRKLLSMGLTPGAELSVTRVAPMGDPVEIRVRGFALSLRKDEADALSVEKL
- a CDS encoding c-type cytochrome; the protein is MTRAEEVGAPLLRCPQQRDTDPAPPSFQKLVNPLPKTATDIEQGKLLYERDAKPIACVNCHGFKGDAAGKDGVDLDPPPRNFICQPTMAEITDGQMFYVILHGSGDFHWPARQGAQLIERPGVGKPRATSMRAYQDYLSESDIWKIVMYIRTLPAAAGKSDGSSR
- a CDS encoding carbohydrate porin, giving the protein MCNHPSGGGAWPALAAAFETHFRTSLWAIALFILAIEAAPHVNAQDLVPEEDRAPVAAEPVTPWGTEAPAERQEADGPATAEEPAAMSAPEEPTEADHPEVGLIERVTLTGECGMRTKLEENAIRFGLTTFNDVQTVVSGGLARRTYAPGLVEATLTLDLDRLFGWCRTLAFFRGLGMYGRDPTEGTGSLNAPSNLGNSVGTIRLFEGWIEPTFFDEMLSIRAGMYAVDTEFDVKETAAVLMNGGFGTGVDLSQSGRNGPCIYSTSCLGVRVGFHPTPNWYAQVALVDGVAGNPNDPYGTHVILNRDEGMLTLGEVGCTRGVDEGGFIHAAVGMWYYTRPFDDILQVDANGNPQQTFSKPGVYALLEGALYTEQGKPTQGLSAFIRVGMADQNVNQVQYYAAGGFAYTGFFPGRDEDVAALGVSVPINGSRYKTAQELAGNPVRDLEAAIEATYWVPVLPWLSMQVDAQYIVNPGTDPTIDNALVLGMRTRIVY